tggtttaggggattccaggctaggtcattcctgactgggtctataagcagaatgagtgctttttgtaaagcgaatttctatggttcttcaatgggaataggatgtaaacgtgtttctgcttcaaagaaaagcagctaggagaaagcttcttttgccagtgtgtgagggagctggaaagctgccgaatggtgcaggagattccaggctaggccattcctggctgggactgcacgcagaaggagtgctttttctaaacagcattactatggttcttcaatggggataggatgtaaacgtgtttctgcttcaaaggaaagcagctaggagaaagtttcttttgccagtgtgtgagggagctggaaagctgccgattggtgcaggggattccaggctaggccattcctggctgggtctataagcagaaggagtgctttttgtaaagcgaatttctatggttcttcaatggggataggatgtaaacgtctttctgcttcaaaggaaagcagctaggagaaagtttcttttgccagtgtgtgacgcagctggaaagctgcagaatggtgtaggggattccaggctaggtcattcctgactgggtctataagcagaaggattgctttttctaaagcgaatttctatgtttcttcaatgcggctaggatgtaaacgtgtttctgcttcaaaggaaagcagctaggagaaagtttcttttgccagtgtgtgagggagttggaaagctgcagaatggtgcaggggattccaggctaggccattcctggctgtgtctacacgcagaaggagtgctctttgtaaagcgaatttctatggttcttcaatggggataggatgtaaacgtgtttctgcttcaaacgaaagcagctaggagaaagtttgttttgccagtgtgtgatgcagcaggaaagctgcagaattgtgtagtggattccaggctaggccattcctggcagggtctataagcagaagcagtgcttgttgtaaagcgaatttctatgtttcttcaatagggataggatgtaaatgtgtttctgcttcaaaggaaagcagctaggagaaagtttcttttgccagtgtgtgacgcggctggaaagctgcagaatggtgtaggggattccaggctaggtcattcctgacttggtgtataagcagaatgagtgctttttgtaaagcgaatttctatggttcttcaatggggataggatgtaaacgtgtttctgcttcaaaggaaagcagctaggagaatgtctcttttgccagtgtgtgacgcacctGGAgcgatgcagaatggtgtaggggattccaggctaggtcattcctggcagggtctataagcagaaggattgctttttctgaaccgaatttctatgtttctacaaaggggctaggatgtaaacgtgtttctgcttccaaggaaagcagctaggagaaagtttcttttgccagtgagtcacgcagctggaaagctgcagaacggtgtaggggattccaggctaggtcattcctggctgggtctataagcagaaggagtgctttttctaaactgaaattctatgtttcttcaatggggctaggatgtaaacgtgtttctgcttcaaaggatagcatgtaggagaaagtttcttttgccagtgtgtgagggagctggaaagctgcagaatggtgcaggggtttccaggctaggccattcctgatgggtccattagcagaaggattgctttttccaaaccgaatttctatgtttcttcaatggggctaggatgtaaacgttttctgcttcaaaggaaagcagctaggagaaagtttcttttgccagtgtgtgagggagctcgaaagctgcagaatggtgcaggggattccaggctaggccattcctggctgggactacacgcagaaggagtgctttttctaaactgcattactatggttcttcaatgaggctaggatgtaaacgtgtttctgcttctaaggaaagcagctaggagaaagtttcttttgccagtgtgtgagtgagctggaatgctgcagaatggtgcaggggattccaggctaggtcattcctgactgggtctataatcagaaggattgctttttctaaactgaaattctatgtttcttcaatggggtaggatgtaaacgtgtttctgcttgaaaggaaagcagctaggagaacgtttcttttgccagtgtgtgagggagctggaaagctgcagaatggtgccggggactccaggctaggccattcctgactgggtctataatcagaaggattgctttttctaaacccaatttctatgtttcttcaatggggctaggatgtaaacgtgtttctgcttcaaaggaaagcagctaggagaaagtttcttttgccagtgtgtgagagagctggaaagctgcagattggtgcaggggattccaggctaggccattcctggctgggtctacacgcagaaggagtgctttttctaaactgcattactatggttcttcaatggggctaggatgtaaaggtgtttctgcttcaaaggaaagcagctaggagaaagcttcttttgccagtgtgtgatgcagctggaaagctgcagaacagtgcaggggattccaggctaggacattcctggctgggtctataagcagaaggagtgctttttgtaaagcgaatttctatggtccttcaatgggactaggatgtaaacgtgtttctgcttcaaaggaaagcagctaggagaaagtttcttctgccagtgtgtgacgcagctggaaagctgcagaatgctccaggggattccaggctaggccattcctgactgggtctataagcagaaggattgctttttgtaaagcgaatttgtatggttcttcaatagggataggatgtaaacatgtttctgcttcgaaggaaagcagctaggagaaagtttcttttgccagtgcgtgagggagctggaaagctgcagaatcgaGCAGGggtttccaggctaggccattcctgatgggtctattagcagaaggagtactttttgtaaagcgaatttctctggttcttcaataggcataggatgtaaacgtgtttctgcttcaaaggaaagcagctaggagaaagtttcttctgccagtgtgtgacgcagctggaaagctgcagaatgctccaggggattccaggctaggccattcctgactgggtctataagcagaaggattgctttttgtaaagcgaatttgtatggttcttcaatagggataggatgtaaacatgtttctgcttcaaaggaaagcagctaggagaaagtttcttttgccagtgtgtgacgcagctggaaagctgcagaatggtgtaggggattccaggctaggtcattcctggctgggtctacacgcagaaggattgctttttgtaaagcgaatttctctggttcttcaatggggctaggatgtaaacgtgtttctgcttcaaaggagagcagctaggagaaagtttcttttgccagtgtgtgacgcagctggaaagctgcagaatggtgtaggggattccaggctaagtcattcctgactgggtctattagctgaaggagagctttttgtaaagcgaatttctatgtttcttcaatggggtaggatgtaaacgtgtttctgcttcaaaggaaagcagctaggagaaatttcttttgccagtgtgtgacgcagctggaaagctgcagaatggtgtaggatATTCCAGGCTTGGTCATTCCTGGcggggtctataagcagaatgattgcttgttctaaaccgaatttctatgtttcataaatggggctaggatgtaaatgtgtttctgcttcaaaggaaagcagctaggagaaagtttcttttgccagtgtgtgacgcagattgaaagctgcagaatggtgcaggggattccaggctaggccattcctggctgggtctacaagcagaaggagtgctttttctaaacagcattactatggttcgtcaatggggctaggttgcaaacgtttttctgcttcaaaggaaagcagctaggagaaagtttcttttgccagtgtgtgacgcagctggaaagctgcagaatggtgtagtggattccaggctaggccattcctggctgggtctacacgcagatgcagtgctttttctaaacagcattactatggttcttcaatggggctaggatgtaaacgtgtttctgcttcaaacgaaagcagctaggagaaagtttcttttgccagtgtgtgaggcagctgaagaagtgacaaatggtgcaggggactccaggctaggccattcctagctGGGTATATAaacagaaggattgctttttgtaaagcgaatttctatggttcttcaaaggagataggatgtaaacgtgtttctgcttcaaaagaaagcagctaggagaaagtttcttttgccagtgtgtgaggcagctgaagagctgcagtatggtgcaggggattccaagctaggccattcctggctgggtccattcgcagaaggattgctttttgtaaagcgaatttctatggttcttcaatggggataggatgtaaaagtgtttctgattcgaaggaaagcagctaggagaaagtttcttttgccagtgtgtgacgcagctggaaagctgcagaatggtgtaggggattccaggataggtcattcctgactgggtctataagctgaatgagtgctttttgtaaagcgaatttctatggttctttaatagggctaggatgtaaacgtgtttctgcttcaaaggaaagcagctaggagaaagttccttttgccagtgtgtgagggagctggaaagctgcagaatggtggaggggattccaggctaggccattcctgactgggtctataagcagatggagtgccttttctaaacggcatttctatgtttcttcaatggggctaggatgtaaacgtgtttctccttcaaaggaaagcagctaggagaaagtttcttttgccagtgtgtgagggagctggaaagctgcagaatggtgtaggggattccaggctaggtcattcctgactgggtctataagcagaaggagtgctttttataaagcgaatttctatggttcttcaaaacggataggatgtaaacttgtttcagcttcaaaggaaagcagctaggagaaagtttcttttgccagtgtgtgagggagctggaaatctgcagaatggtgtaggggattccaggctaggtcattcctgactgggtctataagcagaaggagtgctttttgtaaagcgaatttctatggttcttcaaaagagataggatgtaaacgtgtttctgcttcaaaggaatggagctaggagaaagtttcttttgccagtgtgtgacgcagctgaagagctgcagcatggtgcaggggattccaggctaggccattcctggctgggtctagaaGTAGAAGAATTGCTTTTGCTAAACAgcattactatggttcttcaatggggctaggatgtaaacgtgtttctgcatcaaaggaaagcagccaggagaaagtttcttttgccattgtgtgagagagctggaaagctgcagaatggtgcaggggattccaggctaggccattcctggctgggtctacatgcagaaggagtgctttttctaaacagcattactatggttcttcaatggggctaggatgtaaacgtgtttctgcttcaaaggaaagcagctaggagaaagtttcttttgccagtgtgtgagggagctggaaaactgcagaatggtgcagggaattccaggctaggtcattcctgactgggtctacacgcagaaggagtgctttttctaaacggcatttctatggttcttcaatggggctaggatgtaaacgtgtttctgcttcaaaggaaagcagctaggagaaagattctattgccagtgtgtgacgcagctggaaagctgcagaatggtgtaggggattctaggctaggtcattcctgactgggtctatagcagaatgagtgcttcttgtaaagcgaatttctatggttcttcaatggggctaggatgtaaacgtctttctgcctcaaaggaaagcagctaggcgaaagtttcttttgacagtgtgtgagggagctggaaagctgcagaatggtgtaggggattcgaggctaggtcattcctgactgggtctataagcagaaggagtgctttttctaaagcacatttctatggttcttcaatggggctaggatgtaaacgtgtttctgcttcaaaggaaagcagctaggagaaagtttcttttgccagtgtgtgatgcagctggaaagctgctgaatggtgcagaggattccaggctaggtcattcctgactgggtctataagcagaatgaatgctttttgtaaagcgaatttctatggttctgctctccctcagcttcaaaccattccccttgccctgtctttagacacccttatggaaaaagtctctctgcagccttcctgctgcaggttcccttcaggtactgggaggtagttttaaagtctccctggagtcttgtccccttcaggctgagcagccccagctccctcagcctatcctcttagaagtgctccagcccttggctcatcctcgtggtcctgctctgaactggttccagcagtttttcgttcttcagctggactgtggccatgtggaatgttttgggttgtgcttttgcctttgcatgCTGAAAGACTTCCTGTGTTACCTTAGTAGTACGTTTCATGTGCAAGGTTCCTGTCTGtgatctcttgctgctggggaagtcatGAGCTACCTGTGGGGGTGTGAAATGCAATAAGCTTCGATCGCGTTGCCTGCACGGATGTGAGGGGACAAAGTACTGCTGAGAAGCTTTTTTGTaccattctcttcccccttcccctcttgcctttaagggaacacacacagggagaAGCTTACTGAGCGCCCTCTGACATGCTGTAggaattctttgctttgcagtgttttacacTGTGGCTCTTCAAACCTGTAACCCATCTGCTTTCCATTGCCAGCGAGCTGACCATCCGTACTACCgtcgccttgaatgcctccaaccagcagtgtttgctgccagaCAGGCACCTTGAGAAGACAGAGGACATGGTTAAGTTCATGAAGGATatcttggatggtgctgctgaagtaagtctttgttgtggcttgagatatattggttggtgtttggtttttccccccttagctgCGGTGGCTCCGATTGTTACGCCGTGTGATTTATCTTCCTGTCCTGGCTGTCTTCCCGTGTtgggtgctggcagtgaatACGTGGTGAGGAGTGCTTGGGGTGTGCCATCCTTTGCTGTTCTCACTGTGGGAACTCCAAGAGCCATGGAATGGGTGCGTTATGAGTGATGCACaattaataatcaatattaatgttggtatccaggcaaaggttgttaataactacaaccaacctgtttcttatcattcagtctctgcagaaagcttatttacaaggttcaaagcacacagctggggtatttgtacacttagaatcgtggaatcagccaggttggaagagacctccaagctcatccagcccaacctagcccccagccctctccagtcagctaggccatggcactaagtgcctcatccaggcttttcttgagcagctgcagggatggcgactccctaggcagcctctgtggtctgagagtagagcagcaacttgctgttagtttgctgtgatggtctcaaacaactgtgggagagtttggcctgagcctgttggaatgcttagccttactggaggagctgggagcgtcTGGGCAGCATGAAATGCAAGAGCAATTGCTTTTCACTTCCTTCTTAAGGGACTTAAGGGTTGGGAGGTCTGAGGAATGAACTGTTGGGATCATAACTGCAAAGTGTCAGCAGTTTTGACATGGTTCCATTTGAcattgcaggcacaggctggtgatGGACTTCTGCAACGAAGCAAGAGAGTCATCTATGAGGCCAAGGCTGCTGTAATGGTAGAGTTCATTGCTTATTCAGTGAGGTGATGCTCTTGTCAGTCAAGAAGGACTTAGTTGCAGAGGCTTTGGAAATGCTTTGATGTAAGCTTGTTGCCATGCTGTGCCTAGTGTATCTATTGTCACTATTTAGAACTAGGCTTAAACCAAATGAACTTCTTGATTAAAACAGCCAATCATGTCTGCCACAGTTCTAACTGTTCCACCTGCATGAATTTcacatttttcactctgctgttagTCTGACATATTTTAAGGGACAGAATAATGaaaatccaacctcttttccttgagctttttgccatggcttcagaggttcttttgtgttctgagcaatgttttggtttcagtctgtcccagtcctctgtcagcctcccagacaagaaatctctgctcctgttgaggcggagcagcttctgtctgttgttacttgtcccagtgctgagcaccaccaagcagcagctgagcccttGGTGCTGACCCCTGCCCCTTGGTAATGTATAGACGTTCATGagatcccttctcttcccccgaCTAAACagctcccccccctcctcttcactccccccccccacctcttctctccccccctcttcgctctcgtcccccctcttctctctcccccccacctccctcttcgctctcccccccacccccctctttGCTCTCCCCCCCACAATAACGAGAGCCACACCAGAGGCCAGAGCTGTGTTGTCTCAGCAAGCAAAGGGCAAAGGAGGCAACAAGATGCTGTAGGGACTCTGactcttgctgccaggctgcaacaagaggaagggagattctggcccccaacaggtgaaaacaagagaggagcaaggcaggaagcacaaaagcaaacctctctcatgaaggaaacagcacaacttcaagcacagctttcagcacagcataccaaggaggaacagaaatcccaagcagagcagaggggaggagtggcttagagaaaagcaaaagcaccccacaaagcacacagccaaaacaccaccccacaaaggacacagccaacCTACCCCCGCAAAGGGGAGCAGCcaaaggcttctgcctctcctggggcaacttaaaaaggggaggtcaattgaagtctcctcccaccctagctgtggccactttgccctccctgctcagtgccctttataagcagagcaggaggagcccagccccaagctgggcccattgcgggccaagggatcctccgcctggcatcccaggtgaTTGCGCACGGGTGAGCACCgggtgtgtggtggagggtttcaaaggccagggggcctggctggccccccggctagctagGGCCACCTTAGAGCTGGGCTACTGACCCACTGCAACATCGCCCTTAGCTCACGGGTGCTAAGTCTGTGTTGTTACTGAGGCTGAGGTTTCTCTAGGATGTTGGATCCTCGAGGGTTTTGCTCTGGGTTCTGCGATGGAGgcaaagatggagcaggagtgtcgtggaacgcagtttcgcggcagagttatggggaaaatacgcgaggcgttgactattttatcagtgatttattgcaaagaatgcggattccctcttcctgaaactacaccaccactgtgaattcttttgattgagatcaaagtaacatttccgaaaatggcaaattagagagtctatgatgtttaaagagagttctttcgagtctttgtggtttgagttaatagttcgtcagctactcacagtctgtagcttggtaaggagtccctttctcccgatgagggtccaggtatGCAGGtttttagcctctgcgactcggggtccgcccgaggcgagactagatcggcgagcagtttgttgttgttaagtccggggaaaaaccagaaaggctggaaaaacccagaagtgcaagacgcagacccagaaggctagggcaagggtGCAAGGGGAAGCAAGAGCACGAgcacccgatcctggcctgtccaccatttttataatgttccaaaacaggactagcccacaattcagaccacttttacattgttcacatacattggtaaaaaacagtaagcaatttatataattggataatattactcaaacaatataaagactactcctcaggccagcccacctgcaggtgttgggcaggcttgagaaagtcgtttctacttaaccaaaacaataccctgttgtctggaaagcaaggccaagtggaaaggaaaacatggccagtgtttaccttttcacttaccctagggagaaatcttcccatgggactgaaagattgttttgggttttcgatgcttctggcttgaatgtgaggcactagaaactacacaatatagcaaaagcttagagagctttcgctactctccatgacatactccaccccctggctcacattaagccaagaatcggaaaagcaaaaatgaaatacaacttacatctaactcttaacataactaatacataagcataactctaatttaaactaacttaatacttatgcccacccccctgaataaacaaaactttattgaacatttacaaagcagaaaacctggtatatgcaaaagcagttcagaagtctgggagaatccatcgtgcactgatacgatgagtcttcccacttacatcagttgcttcccaagcatacaacccgtttggttttgtcagggtcataggcacaactccaattgaaggtaagtttaccattactggttgtcccacctgtaatttgtgtaatgactgttgagagtgttgagatttatctggtggatgactaacattctccactggattgtcaggacaaaatgcccttattttaggactaccataattaccccatctgttgttcacaatgaaaactgcgtatggtaaacgtttatcccagt
This genomic interval from Pogoniulus pusillus isolate bPogPus1 unplaced genomic scaffold, bPogPus1.pri scaffold_78_arrow_ctg1, whole genome shotgun sequence contains the following:
- the LOC135174558 gene encoding protein disulfide-isomerase TMX3-like; amino-acid sequence: MSYLWGELTIRTTVALNASNQQCLLPDRHLEKTEDMVKFMKDILDGAAEAQAGDGLLQRSKRVIYEAKAAVMVEFIAYSVR